CCGCTGGGTCTGGCCCATTGGCAGACAAGCTGAcccctgagtaccccgagtggtcaggatgtcagtctcagcgaaGAAGAGTCCCACCAGAGTCGCCATTTGTTGcaagaagggggaccccttccagggcccaaaactgggctcttgtctaacactcggaaatgaattgtccaaggagacacatgctgacaaagcaagagattttcttgggaaagggcacctgggcggagagcaggaggtaagggaacccaggagaactgctctgcctcgtggctcacagtctcaggttttatggtgatgggattaatttccgggtggtctttggcgaatcattttaattcagagtctttcctggtggctgacgCATCCCTCCGCCAAggtggatgctagcgagagggattctgggaagtggacagacatgCGGTGTCTCCTATTGATCTTTCccaactcttccggttggtggtggcttattagttctgtattccttatcaggatctcctgtcataaaacaactcatgcaaatggttactatggtgcctgaccAGGGTGGGCGGTCTCAaccagtgtgcttcccctaacaccaTGAGTGCCCCAGTTCTTTCGAGGAGGTCGTTACGACCAGCAACATCACTATACCTCCTCTCATCCCTGTTCTCACCTCCAGATTGTGAGGAGTGTCAGAACTTCTTCATCGACAGCTGTGCTGCCCATGGGCCCCCAACCTTTGTAAAGGACTGTGCAGTGGAAAAGGGGCATGCCAACCGCTCAGCCCTCACTCTGCCCCCTGGGTTGAGCATCAGACTGTCGGGCATCCCTGACGCTGGGCTTGGAGTGTGGAACGAGGCGTCCGATCTGCCGCTGGGCCTGCACTTTGGCCCCTACGAGGGCCAGATCACAGACGATGAAGAGGCCGCCAAGAGTGGATACGCCTGGCTGGTGAGAAGCACCCGTTTCCGTGTCCTCTGGGCTCTAATCGCTTGTGAGTGGTGGGGGGTACTTCATGTCTACATGCAAGGACGCAGATGGTGATAAGACAGTCGGCAATGACACAGTCAGCCCTGTGTACTGTGTGCCCTGGGCGTGAACACAGGACTTCcctctaaaggtcagaggagaggtgggaccacagtgtacagacactcaggacctctatctaaaggtaaCAGTGGTCAGAGGTCAGAGCGGTGGGACCACAGtctacagacactcaggacctctatctaaaggtcagaggagaggtgggaccacagtgtacagacactcaggacctctatctaaaggtcagaggagaggtgggaccacagtgtacagacactcaggacctctatctaaaggtcagaggagaggtgggaccacagtgtacagagatagaggacctctatctaaagatcaggggagaggtgggaccacagtgtagagacactcaggacctctatctaaagatcagaggagaggtgggaccacagtgtacagacactcaggacctctatctataGATCAGAGgtgaggtgggaccacagtgtacagacactcaggacctctatctaaagatgAGAGGGAGACCAGAGTgcacagacactcaggacctctatctataAATCAGAGGAGAGGTGagaccacagtgtacagacactcaggtcCTCTATCTAAAGATCAGAGGAGAGATGGGACCACAGTGTAGAAACACACAGGACCTCTATCTGAagatcagaggagaggtgggaccacagtgtacagacactcaggacctctatctaaaggtcagaggagaggtgggaccacagtgtacagagatagaggacctctatctaaagatcaggggagaggtgggaccacagtgtagagacactcaggacctctatctaaagatcagaggagaggtgggaccacagtgtacagacactcaggacctctatctataGATCAGAGgtgaggtgggaccacagtgtacagacactcaggacctctatctaaagatgAGAGGGAGACCAGAGTgcacagacactcaggacctctatctataAATCAGAGGAGAGGTGagaccacagtgtacagacactcaggtcCTCTATCTAAAGATCAGAGGAGAGATGGGACCACAGTGTAGAAACACACAGGACCTCTATCTGAagatcagaggagaggtgggaccacagtgtacagacactcaggacctctatctaaaggtcagaggagaggtgggaccacagtgtacagacactcaggacctccaTCTAAatgtcagaggagaggtgggaccacagtttacagacactcaggacctctatctaaatgtcagaggagaggtgggaacaccGTGGTACACACTCACAGGActtctatctaaaggtcagaggagaggtgggaccacagtgtacagacacacaGAAGTGACTCCTCCCTTGTGGAGCCCTTGCCTTCAATGAACCAAGAGACTCAGACTTGGAATGATGAGTAAGGGGCTTACCGTGTGGTCCGACTGGCAAGTGAATCCATGCAGGCTGAAAAGCACCAATGACTACAGAAGGAAATAGCTCTTCTATATCTTCctaccaaaaaacaaataaaagaaagagggaagctTGTAACTCTTTCTCTGACACTCAGATCACCAAAGGGAGGAACTGCTATGAGTATGTGGATGGAAAGGACACGTCTTGGGCCAACTGGATGAGGTGAGTGCAGTGAGTCTCCAGTGTGTAGACATTGAGACTCCCTCCATCCCACGCCCCTTTCCTTCTCAACCCGGCTCCCTCAACAGCTTTcacatcttccttcctcttttccctccatatcatgctctttcatttcaaaagacactagaaagaaggaaataaaaatatggcatGTCCCGTCAAGATACAAGTCTATATGCTGAACAAAACTGGTGGACTTGAAAACAACTTGAGGAGTCTAGATTCACCAGGGACACTTTAACTCACTTAATGGACACTTACCACacactttatgtttcagtttAGACAATGAACGTCATTACTGAAGCAGATCACACAACCCATGTCATTTTGGAGAACATACTGCAAACAGACATTAGCCAATTGATTTTAGGAACAGTAAActtattttttctatctttgaGTAACTACACAGCGCCAGGAAAACCTGATACAGGAGACCTTGACTCTATGTGGGCAACAAACTCTTCAGGCTTGGTTCCAGTGAGAAGTGGGCCCTGAGGCCTCAGAAGGAATGGGAGGCAGGATGGCCCTGAGTGGGGCCATTCTCTGAGGGCCTCCCTTTCATCAGGGCAGGCAAACAGTGAACAAACAATTACTGTTCCGTGTCTCAAGCTATATCAGAGCTCTCTCCAAGTTtctgtgggagggggtggggaagcgAATAGGACTCTGGATACACGTGGGGAGATGGGAGAAAGCCTCgggagagaaggcaggctggGGTGAGTGCTGAGGGCTGCGTGTTAGCCAAGGAGCACCAAGTCCTGTGGATGAAACAGAACTTAATTCAGAGTTTAGAGGAGCTGGAAGTCACCAGCCTCACGGACAGTCCAGGTGGAGATGAGTCTGGAACTGGGCTCCGGAAAATGGCTAAttagggaaggagagaaaagcatGGGAATTCACGTGGCCTGGTCGAAGGTGTGAACAGAAGGTCCACATGAGGGGCGGCCTCAGAGGCGGAAGGCAAGGAGCTGGGCATGGTCGGAGAGTGGAGGGCACTCATCACCTGAGGTTTCTTTCCCCTTCCCGGCCTCGCCCCCAGGTATGTGAACTGTGCCCGGGACGACGAGGAGCAGAACCTGGTGGCCTTCCAGTATCACGGGCAGATCTTCTACCGAACCTGCCAGGTGGTCAGGCCGGGCTGTGAGCTGCTGGTCTGGTACGGGGACGAGTATGGTCAGGACCTTGGCATCAAGCGGGACAGCAGGGGGAAGAGTGAGCTCGCGGCCGGGAGAGGTGAGTGTCAGCCCTCTTccagcaccccaccccatcctgggaGCCTCCGTGGTCCGATTTCGAAGCAGAGGACAATCCAGTGTAAAGTCAGTAGAGTGCAATTAAAATGCCTCAGAATTTGATTCTTTTCATATGATTGTtaggaaaaatttttatattaaaagtgctagttctaatttttaatatttcatgcaaaaaaatgTGTAATATCACCTTCTGCTGAAAGgctgagaagcaaaaagcaacatTTCTAGCACCTACGAACTCTCTGCCCTTTAcctgtttcttcctcatttcgTCCCATTTTTAAATGACACATGTACAGTGATGTGCATTCAGTTACTGTTCCAGTTTGTTGTTATTTGAGTTCACACTCTGTGCCAGACAGGGCTCCACGCACCGAAACAGACAGAACCACTgccctggggcagcaggggcTTCACACAAGACAGGGGCTGGTGCTCTGAGGAAAAACAGCGCAGGGAACCTGCCTCGGGTCAGTgtgagcagagggtggggtgtggtgCAGGACGGTGGGGCAGGGTCTGTGCACAGATAACACCCGTGGGTAAGGATTCCAGACAGGGGAGCAGCCAGTGCCTCAGACCTAGGGCCGGGAAGAGAGACCATGCCAGGGGTCAcgggaggaagcacagagggagagaaggaggctgGATGTGACACGGAAGCCTCAGGGCCTGTGTCCACATGCAGGCCCCAGGGGTCCTCCTGGGTGACACAGAACAACCGCGCGGCTTTCAGCTGCAAGCAGCATGTTCTCTGTGCTAAGACGATGCTTTGGTTCACTTTGGGGACGAGACATCAGCAGGGAGCCCCCTCAGAGGTCAGTTCATTGCCAGACATGCGGGGAGAGTGGGCTGGCTGAAGATGCTTTCGAGTGAGGATGTGAAGAGTCTGGctggagatgtatttttaaatagggCTTCCTAGTGCACGTTAAATGGATTAAGTCTGAATGTAATAAATGAGGTATGAGTACTGGTGAGGCTTGAGAAAGGATATGCCTGTATTTTATGATTTATGGGAAACTGAGACAGTAGCAATTTGTGAACCTGTTTGGGCAGCAGGGGCCAGACCTGTAGCCAGTGGAACCTGGGCCGCTCGGTCTCATCCAGTCTCAAACCCACTTCCTGCAGAGATCGCCACAAAGGCTGCTCTTTGAACAAGGAGCCACAAAGTCAGATTTACCCACACCTGCTGTAACCACCCCCTGTGCTGCCTCCCATATGCAGAGAACTCCAGGACAGGCGCCCCTAACTTAATAGAACCTTTCTCCTCACAGGGAGCCTCTCAGGAGATTTCATCTAAGTCATCAAGTCTTATCCCTCAGTAGGGTAAATACCTGTGGCCACTGTGACATGACTTTTCAGATACTTACACGCAAGGAAAGTCCCTGCAGATCCACCTCTATCAGGAGAGATGCTGCCTCTGATGATGCTGGAAGGTCCCTATCTGGGTGATATGTAGAAAAGGCCCCTGAGACCAACTTCCTGCATTTCTGTAGATGTAGAGAATAAGAGTGGAGTGGAAAAGTGGACTGTAAAGACACACTTGATGGGAGACAAATCGTGCACTGTCAACACTTAGATAATTAGTGAGGCAGGCCTGACCACGGCAAACCAGCTACCTGACCAAAAGCTTCCTCTTTCAGCAGAACCGAAGCCCAAGATCCACCCATGTGCCTCCTGCTCTCTCGCCTTCTCCAGTCAGAAATTCCTCAGCCAACACACCCAACGCAGTCACCCCTCTCAGACCCTCCTGAGACCATCTGAAAGAGACCTCCTCCAACCAGAGGATCCCTGCCCAGGCAATCAAAATCAGCGATATTCAGATCCACACAGCCCGAGCGACAAACCTGAGGGTCACAAGACCAAGGCCAGGCCCCAACCGTTGTTGAAAAGCATAAGGCTGAAGAGGATTTCAAGGGCCTCTTCCTACTCAACCGGAGGACAAATGGGGGGTTCTGGGGTGCATGAGAGAATGAAAGACGAGCCCAGCACAAGCCAGAAACTGAATCCAGAGGACACAGGCACATTACTCACGGGGGCAGGGTTCTCGGGGATTATGAGAGTCACACATGGAGAGTGTGGGCAAGGCTCCAAGGACAGGTCAAGTCTCAGCACAcacgagaggacacacacaggggagaagccctatgtttgtggggagtgtgggcgaagcttcagtcagaagtcagatttcatcagacaccagaggacacacacaggggagaagcgctatgtttgcggggagtgtgggcgaagcttcagtcagaagtcagTCCTCATCACAcacgagaggacacacacaggggagaagccctatgtttgcggggagtgtgggcgaagcttcagtcagaaggCTCATCTCATCTCAcacgagaggacacacacaggggagaagccctatgtttgcggggagtgtgggcgaagcttcagtaaGAACTTCAACctcatcacacaccagaggacacacacaggggagaagccctatgtttgcggggagtgtgggcgacGCTTcagtcacaagtctgttctcatcagacaccagaggacacacacaggggagaagccccatgtttgtggggagtgtgggcgaacCTTCAGTCGGAAGTctgtcctcatcagacaccagaggacacacacaggggagaagtcctatgtttgtagggagtgtgAGTGAGTCAAGACCAT
This genomic interval from Cervus canadensis isolate Bull #8, Minnesota chromosome 10, ASM1932006v1, whole genome shotgun sequence contains the following:
- the LOC122448960 gene encoding histone-lysine N-methyltransferase PRDM9-like, translating into MRPNRSPEESTEGDPGRTEWKPTVRDAFKDISVYFSKEQWEEMGEWEKIRYRNMKRNYEALMAIGFRATRPDFMHHRRQVVKPQVDDTEDSDEEWTPRQQGKPSLMAFRVDHSKHQKRMSRAPLSKESSLKELPGAAKSLKTSGSKQAQKPVPHHRKARTPGQHPRQKVELRRKETGVRRYSLRERKGHVYQEVSEPQDDDYLYCEECQNFFIDSCAAHGPPTFVKDCAVEKGHANRSALTLPPGLSIRLSGIPDAGLGVWNEASDLPLGLHFGPYEGQITDDEEAAKSGYAWLITKGRNCYEYVDGKDTSWANWMRYVNCARDDEEQNLVAFQYHGQIFYRTCQVVRPGCELLVWYGDEYGQDLGIKRDSRGKSELAAGREPKPKIHPCASCSLAFSSQKFLSQHTQRSHPSQTLLRPSERDLLQPEDPCPGNQNQRYSDPHSPSDKPEGHKTKARPQPLLKSIRLKRISRASSYSTGGQMGGSGVHERMKDEPSTSQKLNPEDTGTLLTGAGFSGIMRVTHGECGQGSKDRSSLSTHERTHTGEKPYVCGECGRSFSQKSDFIRHQRTHTGEKRYVCGECGRSFSQKSVLITHERTHTGEKPYVCGECGRSFSQKAHLISHERTHTGEKPYVCGECGRSFSKNFNLITHQRTHTGEKPYVCGECGRRFSHKSVLIRHQRTHTGEKPHVCGECGRTFSRKSVLIRHQRTHTGEKSYVCRECE